GGTAGTCAGCGATCAGTTATTAATTCCAGTGTAATAATGGAGATTTAAATGGAACAGGAAAAGATAGTATGAAAAGCCATTAAACAAAATAGCTACAGTAATTAGCTACAGTAAATAACTTGTTTTCCTGCTTCTGTCGAGTAACACAGCTTTATATTGTCCTGTCCTCCCAGGTGCGTCAGCGGATGGAGACAGTAAGGAGGGTCAGATCCTCTACTCTCTCCACAACCTGCTGGACCCAGAAGACTGTGAGAAGATGAGCATCATGGGCACCCTCAACTCCTCCATGCTCCACCGCAGCACCAACTCTCTGGATCACCAGCAGGGGGCAGCAgaccaggaggaagaggaggtgcgGAGGGGGGCGCAGAGGGTACAGGGGCCGGTGTCTTTGCCCCTCCCTCCTAAACAGGAGGTTCCACCACCTCACCTTCAGCTACCAGTGTTGAGGAGGAGCAGGTCCCAGTCCACACGGCCACCTGGCCAGCAGATGGTCAAGTTCTCTGAGGACACGGTGGATAACGGGTCTTGCCAGAACCTGGCGGTGCGTCAGCCTCCTCAGAGTGAGAGGACACGTCGGCGGGTGTACCACCACGAGGACCCCGAAAGGCCACACCGGCACCATCACGGCCGCCACCACAACCGTAGAACCCGCTCGGACAATGCTCTTAACCTCCTGCCTAAGGAACGGGTGCAGAGGCCCTACCAGGGACATGGTCTGAGTTCCCTTCAGGAACACCACGCGGCCCTCTTCAACCAACCTGGCCCTGGTGCTCACAGGCCGCCACCCTATCCTCACACCACTTCAGACTACTCCCTCCAGGCTCGGGGTGACCGGGATCGCGACCGCTTCCTAGGTGGCCTGTACGCTGACGAGGAAGACTGGTGCTccacctgctcctcctcttcctcagactctGAGGAGGAAGGTTACTTCCTGGGGCAGCTCATTCCCCAGCCCAGGGTTCCTAGCAGGTATCAATACTCTACTGAGGACTTCCCAACACGCGTTACGGCCATGTCGCCCAACGACTCACGGACTAAATCCAGAAAGAAGGGTCACAGAGGCAAGAACTGCATCATTTCATAATCTAGATGTACATTCTCTGTTTTACTTCCAGCACTAATCATTTGTGGACAGGTGAGACCAGTTCTTTGTAGTTGGACTTGCTGGACAAAACATTGTCCATATTATTGGACTTCTTATTATGGGTCATGTCTAACACTCAAACCATGCCAGAAAAAGACATTTTCTCCTTTTCTTTTTATAAAATTCATCAAAaaacactttttattttttacattgtctgATAAACCATTGAAAGTATTCCAGCAATACCATTGTGTGCATTAAATGGCAATTAATGCACTGTTGTTATTGCTGACAGGGAAAGGAATAGTTAGTAAAGTAGACTTCTAGGGACTAACCAACATAATAATTTAATAGTACAAAATATGAATGtgtatattaagttaaaatgttAATACTGGTATTTTTATATCCCTGACTTTTAACTAAGATTTTTCTGGTTTTAATGTAAACAAAGTTGGCGTAGGGAGGCGGGACAAGCTGTTGTCGTAGTAACAAGCAGAGCTATTTTGCATGCATCACTTGTCAACCAATCAAGGCTTTACAAAAAACAAACCAACTATTGCCAGAATACAAACCATCTGCTTACTCAAATCAAAATGCCATAATATCTGGTTTCTGGTAACAATTTACATGAAGTTGCTCTTAAACCTCTCAACTTCAAAGTGATACCCTGAGTCTTCGCTGTATTCCAATGTTAATTCTCTAACACGCTTGTCCCTCATCTGTCCAGATTCAGTTACATTACAGAGCTCTTCTCCATACATGCCCTTTATACAGCGCAAGTCATTATACCACGAATACTTAACTGTTATGTGATGTAAAGAAGCTTTTAATAAATATTCTTACCAAACGTTTCAGAAaatgtttcagtttttttgtATGTACTAGAATAACTGATTTGGTAGCGTTTTTAGACATAGTAAATATTCAAATATACAATGCAAATAACTTGGTGTTTAAGCAGTGCACCTAAACCAAACACTGACTCACAAAGTCTCATCGGATGGAACCAAACCTGATACGTGAATGGTACATAGTCTACTAGACCGTTTACATAATAAAAACATCTTTATTTTTGTTACACTCAAAAATCGTTTTAAATCACAAATCATCAAAGACGTGTCAGTTCCACATATAGAAAGTTGAGTTGAGCATCTGACGTTTAGAAAGTGTTTTTCTTCATCTCCCAGCCAGATTAGCACTGGTGGTGAATACAACTCTGTCAGGAAACACAACATGTAATCACATTTAGCAAGGCCAGTGCCACACTGGCTGAAATAGAACATAGTCAGATGAACACATTGTCCATACAAAAGAAAAGGAGAACATATTCTCAGACCATACAAGACTTTACACAAGTAGCACAATCCTACTCCCAGGCAGTAGCACCAAAAGTCTTGCTTCAACTGCAGCaatctcaaatcaaatgtacCTAGCAGGAAGAGTTCATAAAACAAGAACTGGActcatacaataccagtcaaaagtttggacacacctactcattcctgggattttctttatttctgccattttctacattgtagaataatagcgaaggcatcaaaactatgaaataacacatatgaaataatgtagtaaccaaaaaaagtataaaaaaggatatattttatatttgcaattctgacagctttgcactctcttggcattccctcaaccagcttcatgaggtagtgacctggaatgcatttcaattaacagatgtgcctttgTTAGAAGTAAATTTGtataatttctttccttaatgcgtttgagccaatcatttgtgttgtgacaaggtaggggtggtatacagaagatagccctatttggtaaaataccaagtccatagtatggcaagaagagctcaaataagcaaagagaaacggctttaagacatgaaggtcagtcaatccggaaaacgtcaagaacttttaaagtttcttcaagtgcagtcgcaaaaaccatcaagcgctatgatgaaactggctctcatgaggaccaccacaggaaaggaagacccagaggtacctctgctgcagaggataaattcattagttaccagcctcagaaattgcaaaccaaataaatgcttcaagtattcaactgttcagaggagaagcgtgaaatcaggcctttatggtagaattgctgcagagaaaccactactacaggattccaataagaagaagagacttgcttgggccaaaaaaaacacgagcaatggacattagactggtggaaatctgtcctttggtctgatgagtccacattTGAGCTTTTTGGCTCCAACCGCCGTGTcgttgtgagacgcagagtaggtgaacggatgatctccacatgtgtggttcacaccgtgaaacatggaggtggtgtgatggtgctttgttggtgacactgtctgtgattttagaattcaagacacacttaaccagcatggctaccacagcattctgctacgaatgccatcctatctggtttgcgcttagtgtgactatcatttgtttttaaacaggacaatgacccaacacacctccaggctgtgtaaagactatctgaccaaggagagtgatgcagtgctgcatcagatgacctggcctccacaatcacccgacctctacccaattgaggtggtttgggatgagtacgacggcagagtgaaggaaaagcagccaacaagtgctcagcatatgtgggaactccttaaagacttttggaaaagcattccaggtgaagctggttgagagaataccaagagtgtgcaaagctgtcatcaaggcaaagggtggctactttgaagattctcaaatataaaatatatttttatttgtttaacactttcttggttgctacatgattccatgtgtgttatttcatagtgttgatgtctattattctacaatgtagaaaattgtaaaaacaaagaaaaacccttgaatgagtaggtgtgtccaaacctttgactggtactgtagtagCAGAGCATTGTTTGTGGTACCAGTGGATGCTGACCTATAACACGTCACACATCATCATTAGATTGCCAGTTCAGTAAAAAACACTGATGACCAGTCCCTATGGTTACACTGGTTAACAACAGTTTTAAAATCAGTCAATCCCAGATGAACTATGAGCCTAAATTGACATACCAATTCTACTTGTTAAGGACATTGTAGAACCAATACCCTCATCGGGTGGTGAGGAAGTAGCTGAACAGGACTTTGAACACTGTTTTTGACAACATGGACTAATTACTGCTGGACATTATCAGTACATATGGGTCACCTGGTGCACGTCTGTCCTGAAACCCAGAAAGGTGGGAAAACATGGGGCCAATACTGCTGAAGATATCCACAGTCTTAACACATGGCAGACCCCTGGGAGTCCTGCCCTCACTGTATGCCGGAGGCCCCAAAAAAGACTGGACCTGATTGGCTCCCTTACAGTAAGATGGGACGCGATTGGCTGTCTGTCTCAGATGGAGGGTTCCGGTTGCCGCACGACCTCAATCACCTGATCCAGATCGGTGATGAAGTGCTTGAGGTCGTCAAGGCAACGCTCCCTGATCTCTCCCAGGTTCTCTCGGAGTGGAGCCTGCAGCTGCTTCTCCAGATTAGCGTCCTTAGCAACCAGCATCTTCACTACCATGCCAAATGTCTCACAGTCCTGCCGGTACACCTggaaaacaacaacacaacatcagaAACAGGAGCCAATAATACTTCATTTTGTTAATTTAGTAGAAGCTCTTATCCACAAGGAATTTCAGTCAGTGCAATTTAATACAACAATCACAATACAAC
This genomic interval from Oncorhynchus masou masou isolate Uvic2021 unplaced genomic scaffold, UVic_Omas_1.1 unplaced_scaffold_2678, whole genome shotgun sequence contains the following:
- the LOC135533810 gene encoding periphilin-1-like, producing the protein MNGFSEILLPASGATQDTISLCLSPQEEAHVLEWDREEGLPPIDETPKTQDDFQERRALIGAKAREIEQVYRQDCETFGMVVKMLVAKDANLEKQLQAPLRENLGEIRERCLDDLKHFITDLDQVIEVVRQPEPSI